The genomic region CGCCGATGTTGTAAACCTCCCCCGGCTTTACGTCGAGCTTTGAGGCGTGATCGACGGCGGCGGCCACGTCCTCGGCGCGGACGTTGGAGAGGAGTACTTTCCCCTTTCCCGGAATCGCCGAGATGTCGGTCGGTCTCGAAAAGGCTTTTCCCGCCCCGTCGGTGCAGCGGGGGCCGTAAACGGTGCAGGGCCTCAACAACACCGCGTTCAGCCCCTTTTCGATCTTCTTGAACAGGACGTCCTCGCCGTCCCGCTTGCTCCGGCCGTAGTCGGTGTTCGGCTCCCTCGGGCCGTCCTCTTTAAAAGGGGTGCCCTTGTATAGGCCGTACACGCTGGTCGAGGTCACGTGGACGAAGCGCTTTACCCCCTTCTTCATGGCAAGGTCGGTTATGAGATCGACCCCCACGACGTTTGTGGGGCGGAGCTTTTCGTACGGCGTGGAGAAGTTGCATATCGCCCCCAGGTGCATGACCCTGTCCACGTTCCCGACGAACAGGGGGGGAAGGGTCTCCGGCTTGGTGAGGTCCGCGGCGACGTACTCGACCCCGAGCTTCGTAAAAAACGAGAGGTCTTTTCTGGGGCGGGCGGTGGCCCTTACCTTCACGCCCGCCTTCGCGAGATGTTCCACCACGTGGCTCCCCATGAATCCCGCCGCCCCGGTCACCAGTGTTATTCCGCTGAATTTCAATTTATACCCCCGATATTTTTTTCAGATATATGTTTTTATAAAATAGAACCTTCCTGCAGCCGTCCCGTCAAGCCGTTGCGCCAAACATTCCCGGAAATCCCATAATCCTCCCGACCCAGTCAAATCTCTTCGTCAACGGCCCAGCTGTCCCGCCGCCTTGGCGAGATCATCCTCGATGCTCTTTTTTATCTCCCTCCTTGCGTGATAAAGCCAGTCCAGCACCATCTCGTTGAAATTCAATCCGAGCTCCGCAACGAGGCGTACGTAGATATCGTAATCCTCCCACCTGACCACGTTTTTCTTCCGCTCCTCGTACTGTATCTTGTAGTTCTCTATCTGCTCGTCGATAAGCCCGAGAGAGGCTTTCTTATCGCCGAAGCCGAAGAATATAAATCTCAAGAGAAACTG from Candidatus Zymogenus saltonus harbors:
- a CDS encoding NAD-dependent epimerase/dehydratase family protein, which translates into the protein MKFSGITLVTGAAGFMGSHVVEHLAKAGVKVRATARPRKDLSFFTKLGVEYVAADLTKPETLPPLFVGNVDRVMHLGAICNFSTPYEKLRPTNVVGVDLITDLAMKKGVKRFVHVTSTSVYGLYKGTPFKEDGPREPNTDYGRSKRDGEDVLFKKIEKGLNAVLLRPCTVYGPRCTDGAGKAFSRPTDISAIPGKGKVLLSNVRAEDVAAAVDHASKLDVKPGEVYNIGDGSYPTLEEALIEAALAFGKKPPKLHLPLGVVKAAAKVDGFISGMKRKVPDLEYDATKFLYDDYIVDNTKLIKNGFKYRYPDFVKSMAEIAKLFAEGKLEMR